The following coding sequences lie in one Apium graveolens cultivar Ventura chromosome 1, ASM990537v1, whole genome shotgun sequence genomic window:
- the LOC141667801 gene encoding peptidyl-prolyl cis-trans isomerase CYP40-like isoform X1 yields the protein MGGRRTKCYLDVSIGGELEGRIIIELFSDVVPKTCENFRALCTGEKGIGPNTSAPLHYKGVCFHRVIKSLMVQGGDISAGNGIGGESIYGLNFEDENFELKHERKGMLSMANTGPDTNGSQFFITTTRTSHLDGKNVVFGRVIKGMGVVRSIEHVPTADDYLPSVDVAIADCGEIPEGADEGLANFFKDGDMYPDWPADMDTSPSELSWWMNAADSVKGFGNDHFRKLDYKMALKKYRKALRYLDVCWEKEGIDEETSSGLRKIKSQIFTNSSACKLKLGDLKGALLDTDFAIRDGENNVKAYFRQGQAHMALKDIDAAVESFRKALELEPKDVGIKKELAAANKKITERREREKKAFANIFKRNET from the exons ATGGGGGGAAGGAGAACAAAATGCTATCTGGATGTAAGCATTGGAGGAGAGCTTGAAGGAAGAATAATCATTGAATTATTCAGTGATGTTGTTCCTAAAACTTGTGAAAATTTCAGGGCTCTTTGTACTGGTGAGAAAGGCATTGGACCTAATACTTCTGCTCCTCTTCATTACAAG GGTGTCTGTTTTCATCGGGTTATTAAAAGCCTAATGGTTCAAGGTGGTGATATTTCTGCTGGGAATGGTATTGGCGGAGAATCCATCTACGGGTTGAACTTTGAAGATGAAAATTTTGAACTAAAACATGAAAGGAAGGGAATGTTATCAATGGCCAACACTGGTCCTGATACTAATGGATCCCAATTTTTCATTACTACAACTCGAACTTCTCATCTAGATGGAAAGAATGTTGTATTTGGAAGAGTGATTAAAGGCATGGGAGTCGTTCGTTCAATCGAGCATGTTCCAACCGCAGATGATTACTTGCCATCTGTTGATGTTGCAATTGCAGATTGTGGTGAAATTCCTGAGGGAGCAGACGAGGGGCTTGCCAATTTTTTCAAAGATGGTGACATGTATCCTGATTGGCCAGCTGATATGGACACCAGTCCCAGCGAGTTGTCTTGGTGGATGAATGCTGCAGATTCTGTCAAAGGTTTTGGCAATGATCATTTTAGG AAACTGGATTACAAGATGGCCCTCAAAAAGTACCGGAAAGCATTGCGGTATCTGGATGTCTGCTGGGAGAAGGAAGGGATTGATGAAG AAACAAGTTCCGGCTTGAGAAAGATAAAGTCACAGATATTTACTAACAGTTCT GCCTGTAAGTTGAAGTTAGGAGACTTGAAGGGTGCACTCTTGGACACTGACTTTGCTATCCGTGATGGTGAGAACAATGTGAAGGCTTACTTTCGGCAAGGTCAG GCACACATGGCACTGAAAGATATAGATGCTGCAGTTGAGAGCTTCAGGAAAGCACTGGAGTTAGAGCCGAAAGATG TCGGAATAAAGAAAGAGCTTGCTGCTGCCAATAAGAAG ATTACTGAAAGAAGGGAGCGCGAGAAAAAAGCCTTTGCCAATATATTTAAAAGAAATGAGACATAA
- the LOC141667801 gene encoding peptidyl-prolyl cis-trans isomerase CYP40-like isoform X2, translated as MGGRRTKCYLDVSIGGELEGRIIIELFSDVVPKTCENFRALCTGEKGIGPNTSAPLHYKGVCFHRVIKSLMVQGGDISAGNGIGGESIYGLNFEDENFELKHERKGMLSMANTGPDTNGSQFFITTTRTSHLDGKNVVFGRVIKGMGVVRSIEHVPTADDYLPSVDVAIADCGEIPEGADEGLANFFKDGDMYPDWPADMDTSPSELSWWMNAADSVKGFGNDHFRKLDYKMALKKYRKALRYLDVCWEKEGIDEETSSGLRKIKSQIFTNSSACKLKLGDLKGALLDTDFAIRDGENNVKAYFRQGTHGTERYRCCS; from the exons ATGGGGGGAAGGAGAACAAAATGCTATCTGGATGTAAGCATTGGAGGAGAGCTTGAAGGAAGAATAATCATTGAATTATTCAGTGATGTTGTTCCTAAAACTTGTGAAAATTTCAGGGCTCTTTGTACTGGTGAGAAAGGCATTGGACCTAATACTTCTGCTCCTCTTCATTACAAG GGTGTCTGTTTTCATCGGGTTATTAAAAGCCTAATGGTTCAAGGTGGTGATATTTCTGCTGGGAATGGTATTGGCGGAGAATCCATCTACGGGTTGAACTTTGAAGATGAAAATTTTGAACTAAAACATGAAAGGAAGGGAATGTTATCAATGGCCAACACTGGTCCTGATACTAATGGATCCCAATTTTTCATTACTACAACTCGAACTTCTCATCTAGATGGAAAGAATGTTGTATTTGGAAGAGTGATTAAAGGCATGGGAGTCGTTCGTTCAATCGAGCATGTTCCAACCGCAGATGATTACTTGCCATCTGTTGATGTTGCAATTGCAGATTGTGGTGAAATTCCTGAGGGAGCAGACGAGGGGCTTGCCAATTTTTTCAAAGATGGTGACATGTATCCTGATTGGCCAGCTGATATGGACACCAGTCCCAGCGAGTTGTCTTGGTGGATGAATGCTGCAGATTCTGTCAAAGGTTTTGGCAATGATCATTTTAGG AAACTGGATTACAAGATGGCCCTCAAAAAGTACCGGAAAGCATTGCGGTATCTGGATGTCTGCTGGGAGAAGGAAGGGATTGATGAAG AAACAAGTTCCGGCTTGAGAAAGATAAAGTCACAGATATTTACTAACAGTTCT GCCTGTAAGTTGAAGTTAGGAGACTTGAAGGGTGCACTCTTGGACACTGACTTTGCTATCCGTGATGGTGAGAACAATGTGAAGGCTTACTTTCGGCAAG GCACACATGGCACTGAAAGATATAGATGCTGCAGTTGA
- the LOC141707890 gene encoding uncharacterized protein LOC141707890 yields the protein MVEYIYYRSVKLVAERRTQTLNDLQNGHIYCKNSRELFQKIEEKASAHKIIPYNQERGVFEVTTARYKTDKGFWKGGNKHHIDLSKGYCSCGKWHMYHSPCSHIVVACMTCNLDWKQYIEPYHTLPKLYEMWQYKFSPIPHQSYWTFPIANNWEGYGKLVPNEDWRKKKKKKHSKGQSQRIRTEMDNSQTGKICGKCGQQGHTRRSARCPQKYL from the coding sequence ATGGTTGAGTACATATATTATCGGAGTGTCAAACTTGTTGCTGAAAGACGAACTCAAACACTGAACGATCTTCAAAATGGTCATATATATTGCAAGAATTCGAGAGAGCTCTTTCAAAAGATTGAAGAAAAGGCATCGGCACATAAGATTATTCCATACAATCAAGAAAGAGGGGTATTTGAGGTGACTACTGCAAGATACAAAACAGATAAGGGATTTTGGAAAGGTGGCAACAAGCATCATATAGATCTCTCTAAAGGATATTGTTCTTGTGGAAAATGGCACATGTATCACTCTCCTTGTTCTCATATAGTTGTTGCTTGTATGACATGTAACCTAGATTGGAAGCAATACATTGAACCATATCATACTCTACCAAAATTATATGAGATGTGGCAATATAAATTTTCCCCAATACCGCATCAATCATATTGGACATTTCCAATAGCAAATAATTGGGAGGGGTATGGAAAGCTCGTACCTAATGAGGATtggaggaagaaaaagaagaaaaagcacAGCAAAGGTCAAAGTCAAAGAATTCGCACAGAAATGGATAACTCGCAGACTGGTAAAATTTGTGGAAAATGTGGACAACAAGGTCACACGAGACGCAGTGCACGTTGTCCTCAAAAATATCTTTAa